In a genomic window of Zingiber officinale cultivar Zhangliang chromosome 9B, Zo_v1.1, whole genome shotgun sequence:
- the LOC122023312 gene encoding elongation factor 2-like — MAALRVCWMGKMQESMEDVPGGNTVAMLGYLVVDAHPIRAMKFSVSPVVRVAVQYSMVVCTIEESGEHIVVGAGELRLEICLKHLQQDFVGGAETIVSDPVVSFRETVLEKSNRTVMRT, encoded by the exons ATGGCTGCTTTAAGAGTGTGCTGGATGGGCAAGATGCAAGAGTCCATGGAGGATGTTCCTGGTGGAAATACGGTGGCCATGcttggttacttg GTAGTAGATGCTCATCCTATCAGAGCAATGAAGTTTTCAGTTTCTCCTGTGGTTCGTGTTGCAGTGCAAT ATTCCATGGTGGTGTGTACAATCGAAGAATCTGGTGAGCACATTGTTGTTGGTGCTGGTGAGCTACGTCTTGAGATCTGCTTGAAACATCTGCAGCAAGATTTCGTGGGAGGAGCAGAGACCATTGTTTCAGATCCAGTGGTTTCTTTCCGTGAAACTGTGTTGGAGAAATCAAATAGGACTGTTATGCGAACCTAG
- the LOC122025011 gene encoding carboxy-terminal domain RNA polymerase II polypeptide A small phosphatase 1-like translates to MVSKFATRASSCRSRSPVGHHAAGGKKITPRSSPSPIKAAIARSVRSCRRRLTKFFSHIAILGGVSSSPQNHGFLRLGSTPTKPLLHPTPMATPAAEAPAELPPPSFPEKKTVFLDLDETLVHSRTDPPPDRYDFTVHPSIDGRVVPFYVLKRPGADELLRAAAGDFEVVVFTAGLREYASLVLDRLDPAGNLIAHRLYRDSCREMEGKLVKDLARVGRALDRAVLVDDNPNAYVLQPENALRVTPFSDDLCDRELSKVIKFFEVAALFEDMRDAVAYYRSELGDHKPKPVCLLP, encoded by the coding sequence ATGGTTTCCAAATTTGCCACCAGGGCCTCCTCCTGCCGTAGCCGAAGCCCCGTCGGCCACCATGCCGCCGGTGGAAAGAAGATTACTCCCCGGTCCTCTCCTTCCCCCATCAAGGCCGCCATTGCTCGTTCCGTCCGCTCCTGCCGCCGCCGCCTCACGAAGTTCTTCTCCCACATCGCCATCCTCGGCGGCGTGTCCTCGAGCCCTCAAAATCACGGGTTCCTCCGCCTCGGATCCACCCCCACCAAACCCCTCCTCCACCCTACTCCCATGGCCACGCCGGCGGCGGAGGCGCCGGCGGAGCTCCCGCCCCCGTCTTTTCCCGAGAAGAAAACTGTGTTTTTGGACCTCGACGAGACGCTGGTTCACTCCCGCACTGACCCCCCACCGGATCGCTACGACTTTACCGTCCACCCTTCGATCGACGGACGCGTCGTGCCCTTCTACGTCCTAAAGCGGCCGGGCGCGGACGAGCTGCTCCGCGCCGCCGCAGGGGACTTCGAGGTTGTGGTGTTCACCGCCGGCCTGAGGGAGTATGCCTCCCTCGTACTCGATCGCCTTGACCCCGCTGGCAACCTCATCGCCCACCGCCTCTACCGCGATTCCTGCAGGGAGATGGAGGGGAAGCTCGTAAAAGATCTCGCCCGGGTCGGGCGCGCCCTCGACCGGGCGGTGCTGGTCGACGATAACCCCAACGCCTACGTCCTGCAGCCGGAGAACGCGCTCCGGGTGACGCCCTTCTCCGACGACCTCTGCGACCGGGAACTCTCCAAAGTGATCAAGTTCTTTGAGGTGGCGGCGCTCTTCGAGGACATGCGTGACGCCGTCGCTTACTACCGGTCGGAGCTCGGAGATCACAAGCCAAAACCAGTGTGCCTTCTTCCATGA
- the LOC122024933 gene encoding lipid droplet phospholipase 1-like, producing the protein MNTVWGDLNFGLHRITSVQGSSMASGTDYDFKQAPDHLLVLVHGIMASPSDWTYAKAELERQLGSNFLIYASSCNGFTKTFDGIDRAGKRLAEEISSVVQKTGSLQRISILAHSLGGLFSRYAIAVLYSTDSLHKDQVDDYRNRNTQMENSLKLGSIAGLQPINFITLATPHLGVRGKKQLPFLLGLPLLEKLAPPIAPILVGRTGQQLFLTDEKPNRPPLLLRMASKSDDLEFISSLNSFRNRILYANVSYDHMVGWRTSSIRRETELPKPSLKSLDGYKHIVDVQYCPPILSEDPHFPSEAAKAKEAAQTSSNTQTTTEYYELIEEEMIHGLQRLEWTKVDVSFHSATWPFFAHNNIHVKNEWLYNAGAGVIAHVADSLKHQESRTLIASNL; encoded by the exons ATGAACACAGTTTGGGGTGACCTTAATTTCGGGTTGCATAGAATAACTAGTGTTCAAGGAAGTAGTATGGCATCTGGAACTGATTATGATTTCAAACAAGCGCCTGATCATCTCCTTGTCCTAGTCCATGGAATTATGGCTAG TCCCAGTGACTGGACATATGCGAAGGCTGAGTTAGAAAGACAACTAGGGAGCAACTTTTTAATATATG CGAGTTCATGCAATGGTTTCACTAAAACATTTGATGGAATTGATAGAGCAGGAAAGCGACTAGCAGAGGAG ATCTCAAGTGTGGTACAGAAGACGGGAAGTTTACAAAGGATCTCTATATTGGCTCATTCCTTGGGTGGTTTATTCTCAAGATATGCAATCGCTGTTCTTTATTCTACAGATAGCTTGCATAAAGATCAGGTTGATGATTACAGAAATAGAAATACACAAATGGAAAATTCATTGAAACTAGGCAGTATTGCTGGTTTGCAACCGATAAACTTTATTACCTTGGCAACTCCACATCTTGGCGTTAGAGGGAAAAAGCAG CTTCCTTTTCTTCTGGGATTACCACTTCTCGAAAAACTTGCACCGCCAATAGCTCCCATACTAGTTGGCCGAACTGGTCAACAGCTGTTTCTTACTGATGAAAAACCAAACAGACCACCTCTTCTTTTACGAATGGCATCTAAGTCTGATGATTTGGAGTTCAT ATCTTCCCTGAATTCATTTAGGAATCGAATTCTTTATGCCAATGTCTCATATGACC ATATGGTTGGCTGGCGAACCTCTTCAATCAGGAGAGAGACAGAGCTTCCTAAG CCCTCTCTCAAATCGTTGGACGGTTACAAACACATTGTAGATGTTCAATATTGTCCCCCGATTTTATCTGAAGATCCTCATTTTCCTTCAGAAGCAGCGAAAGCGAAGGAAGCTGCCCAAACTTCATCAAACACACAGACAACCACAGAATACTATGAACTGATAGAAG AGGAGATGATACATGGATTACAGAGACTGGAGTGGACGAAAGTCGATGTGAGTTTCCATTCAGCGACTTGGCCCTTCTTCGCGCATAACAACATCCAT GTAAAGAATGAGTGGTTGTATAATGCTGGAGCTGGAGTTATAGCTCATGTCGCAGATAGCCTCAAGCATCAAGAATCTCGCACACTCATTGCATCAAATTTATAG